ATTTCTTTCGCTTTCCTTGTTTGATGACATTTCAGAACCTCCTTTTCTGATTACTTATATTGAGCCTTAATTCGAGGATCAATAAATCCGTATAAAATATCTACGCCTAGATTTATCACACTAAAAGTCAGGGCGATGAATAAAACACCACCTTGGACCATGGGCAAGTCCCGCATTCGAATGGAATTAACCATCAAAAGTCCGATTCCATTAATGGAAAATACAGTTTCCGTCAGTACGGCACCTCCCAGTAAGTAACCAAATTGCAAACCGATTACGGTAACTACGGGAATCAAGGCATTTTTAAGCGCATGCTGGTTAATTACCTTGGACTCTTTTTGTCCCTTTGCTCGAGCGGTTCGAATATAATCCTGACGAATTACCTCTAGCATACTAGACCTGGTCATCCGTGTAATCATGGCCGCAGAACTGGTCCCGATGGTAATTGCGGGAAGGATCATATGCATGGGCGTTGAATATCCCGAAGAAGGGAACCATCCCAGACCTACGGAGAATATGAGAATTGCCACAAGCCCTTGAAAGAAGTTGGGCATCGATACCCCCAATAAGGCAAACATCATGGCTGCATTATCAAATAAGGAATATTGTTTCGTGGCGGATATGATCCCGACGGGTATTCCGATTAACACGGCTACAAGAACCCCTGTGGCCGCCAGGGTCAATGTTGTTGGAAAACGAGTGATCAGCTCATCAAATACCAGAGCATTGGTTCTATACGACCGTCCGAAGTCTGCACGGGTAAACACATCCCGGGCAAATCGTCCGTATTGTACGATGAAAGGATCGTCCAGACCCATTTGCTCCCGAAGTTGTAAAATTTCTCTTTCCGTTGCCTGTTCCCCAAGCTGCATGGCTGCAGGGTCTCCCGGGGTGATATACATTAGAGTGAAAACGATGAAGGATACGCCAATTAATACGGGAAGTAATAGCAGTATTCTTCGACCAATATACTTTAACATTGTTACTCCTCCTTCCTGAATCTATAAGGATTGTTAACTTTTTATTGATTATGATGAATTTTCAAAATAGTTTTGGACAGCACAGTAGGGTCATAGTTATGACCCTACTGTACTCTACTTATTGTGTTTGAAACATCCGTTGTCGCTAATGAAATATTGATTTATTAATTTTCGATCGTTACGTCCCATAATGGGTGGTGACCCGCCGGGTGGTTTCTAAAGCCACTAACGTTGGATCGAAGGCCGGTTCGGTCTTCTCCGGTGTTAAGGAATAACCATGGTGCTTCATCTCGCACGATTTCTTGAACTTCCATGTAAGCGTCTTCCCGTACATCGGGTTCTGCCGATCTTCTAGCTTCGTCAAGGAGTTCATCCACTCGCTCATCACCCCAGAAAGTTCGGTTTCCAGCGGATCCAAATTGTTCTGAATGGAACAGTGCATACAGTCCATAGTCAGGATCTCCTGTTACGGTAACCCAACCTAGGATAAACATATCATGGTCTCCCGCAGCGGTTCCGTCTAGATAAGCTCCCCACTCCAGTACTTCGATTTCTACATCGATTCCGATTTCTTCTAACTGACTCTGTGTAATTTGTGCAATATCTTGTCGAAGTTGATTGTCGTTTGTCCAGATGGTGGTAGAGAATCCGTCTTCATAACCGGCTTCTTCCATCAGTTCTTTTGCTTTTTCGATGTCATGGCCATAAGGTTCTAACTCTTCGTTTGCTCCCCATACCATCGGTCCGATGGGGCCCGTGGCAACTTCTCCAGAACCTTCCATTACCGAATCGATAATCGATTCTACATTTACGGCGTAGTTGATCGCTTGTCGAACTCTTACGTCGTCAAAAGGCTCTTTTTCTGTGTTAAATCCAAGGTATACCGTAGAGAAGTTTAAGTCTCTTGCTAACTCTAACTCCTGGTTTTCTTCAATTCTTGAAATATCTGTTGGCAGGATATCGTAAGCAATATCGATTTCTCCGGTTTCTAGCTCAATGGTTCGATTTCCGTCCTCTTGAATGTTTCTAAACGTGATATTTTCCATTTTTCCGTTTTCACCATGAAAATCTTCAAATCGCGTAAGCTCAATTGTAGCACCTCTTGTCCAGTCCTCTAACATGTATGGACCGGTGCCCACTGGGTTTTCACCATAGTCGTCCCCGTGTTCTTCAACCGCGGTTTGGTTTAAGATTGAAGATGCGGTATGGGCTAAGTGAGCAAGTAGCGGGGCAAAGGGTTCTACCGTTGAAATTCTGATGGTATAGTCATCAATAATTTCAAATCCGTCAGGATCAATAGCTCCCACAATGTGCCCTACATCGGGAGATTCTAATGCTCGAAGCAAGGTAAACTCTACGTCGCTTGCAGTTAACTCCTCTCCATTGTGGAACATTACACCTTCTCGAAGTTTAAATTCGAAGGTTAATTCGTCAATTTGTTCCCATTCTTCTGCAAGACCGGGAACTAATTCCATGTCTTCGTTTTGATTTAATAAACTTTCATAAACCTGTTTCATAACTCTTGAAGAAGGTTGGTCATTGGTTGCATGTGGATCCAATGAATCCGCATCGGCACCCTGTGCCACAACTAAGGTATCCGTAGCGGCTTCGTCGCCACAACCGATGGCAAAGGCAGCAACCATCAATAATAATGCTAACAATAATGCAATTTTCTTACTGTTCATTTACTTTCTCCCCCTTAAATATAAATTGAATTTATATTAATTCCACCTCTAGACCAAAAAGTCTATGATGAAAGTAATATCATCTTTACTAGATCGGAGCTCCATTCAATTCCAAAAATTTAAGTATAACTAAAAACATGTAACAATCAATTCTGATAATTTAAGCCGCTGCCTGGCTTTGATTACAAATTCTTTATTCATTCTCCCATTTCGAATTCCTTGCTCAATTAGGATTTTTTAGAATATTTAGCCTGCAGCTGCTCCTATCAATAGAAGTATTATACCCTATATTTTTTTTATTTGCAATACAATCGGATTCGTATTGCTTTCTTTATCCATATATATTTTTTAATACAGCCTATGGTCTTTTCAAAGATTAGACGGTATAATGATAGTGAAAAACTTCGATACTGGAATATAATTGTACTGTAGTTTAACTATTTTCCATTAAATCATAATTTACCGACAATTGCAAACAAAATTCGAGAGAAATTCGAAATTCAAGAAAGGAAGTTTCCCAATGACCAATTCCTACGATAACAATCACCCCCCCAAACTTTCAGCCGTCCTGTGGCTTATTACCAAGGAGGGCATTCTAGCAGCGGCCCTTGCTGCTGTCATGGGTCTGATGTACGGCTTTTTCCTCTCTGAAGAACCTTTATTACAGCTAATCAACAATGCTATATTTTTAATGGGCGTTGTTTTAGGCTTTTATGCCCTTTTCTTCGGGGTCAGCCGGGATAAAAAATTAGTGAAAAACATGTTTAAAAGCAACTTCAAGGAACAGTACATGGAAAAAGTCTCCCAACGGAAGGAACGAATTATTCATCTTTACCGAGCCTTTGTGGTTTTCCTGATTGCAGTGGTTCTGGATCTATTGCTGTTCTTCCTTTAGACCATTCCGGGCCTCCCCATGATTTAAGGTTCCTCACAGTAGACTTCTTCCGTCTCACAGAGCGCCCTTTCAATGGCTTTTAAAATCACTTTACTGCTGTGGGTTGCCCCGGTTACCATATCCACTTCCAAGCTTTGCTCCTCCACCACCCGCCGGGTGATTTCCTCGGCATTATACCCCCGTTCGTGCTCATGGTGAAGATCAATGCCCACAATTTCCCCGGATAGAATTCGCACCTCTACCTGGGCCTCAATTTCATGTACCTGATGCCGGCCTTCGTATTCCCCATCTTCAAATGCGCTTATTTCAGGGTTTTGGATTTGAAGGTTTTCGATCTCTCTGTTATAATTAAGCAAGTCCAGATAATCCAATACAAAAGGACGTAGAACAATCAGCAGCACCAGGATGGTTGATGTAACTAGGATTCCCTTTTTCACAAATGATCATCTCCATTTTTTTGTTTTGTTTATTTGTTTAATGGTACTTCTCTCTATAGTATAGCAGAAAACCTTTCTATTATTAACTGAAAAATATATAGCTACATCTTAACTGATAGATCAAAATAAGTCGAAGCTGCCTCGTATTTAAAGAGGCTTTCTAACTAAGGAGGAATTTTTATGTTTCAAGTGGCCGCAATACAATTAACCCCGATCATGCATGATGTGGATGCCAACCTTAAGCGGGGAATCGATTTTATCCGAAAAGCCTCGGAAGAAAATGTGGATCTCATCGTTTTACCGGAGCTTTGGACTACGGGATATTATTTATCGAGAAATGCCTTCAGCTTACTGGCGGAAACCCGGGAAGGACGAACCGTTTCCCTTATGCAGGAGGAAGCGAAAAAAGCCGATGCTTCCATCATCTGTCCCTTTGTGGAAAAAGGGGAGGGGGACAATCTTCACATTTCCGTTGCCGTAATCGATAACGATGGCGAACTGCGGGGAATCGTCCGAAAAAGCATGCTTTGGGGCCGGGAGGCGAAAATATTTTCCCCCGGGGAAGTGCAGTATCCGGTGTTTAAAACCAAAGTGGGCACCATCGGTATTCTCATCTGCTATGAAATGGAGTTTCCGGAACCCAGCCGATTACTGGCCCTAGCCGGAGCGGAAATCATCGTCTGTCCTTCGGTTTGGTCCCTGGGCGCCTCCCACCGCTGGGATATTCAATTGCCCGCCCGTTCCCTGGATAATACGGTGTATGTGCTCGGAGTAAACACCGTGGGGAACCACAGCTGTGGAAAAAGCAAGTTGATCAGTCCCCTGGGGGACTTACTAGCAGAGGCCTCGGATAAAAAGGAAGAGTTGATGATTCGAGCCATCGATAAAGAGGCCCTATACTGGGCCCGGGAAGAAATTCCCTACCTCGAGGACTATCGAAACAAGCTGCACGATAAGCTTACCCCCGGTGGTGCAAAGAAGATTCCGGTACCGGAGTTGTAAAAAATTCCCTTGTCAGACCGGTAGCCCATCCGGTAAATGGTCCGAGGAATGGAAAAAGCTGTTGGAAGTTACCCTTCCAACAGCTTTTTTAATAGGCGCTCATCCAGATTCCCTCCGGACACCACCACCGCAATTTCTTTTCCCGGTATCCTTTCTCCCTGTTCCATAAGAGCGGCCACCCCTACGGCCCCGGAAGGTTCCGACACCACTTTTTCCTTTGTTACCAGATGCTTCGTGGCTTTCTTGATGGCCTTTTCCGACACCACGATAATATCATCAATAGCACTTTTCGAAAGCTCATAGGGAATCCTTCCTACGCCTCCCACTAAGGCATCACAAATACTGGGATCCGTAGGATATTCCTCATAAAACACGCCTTCCTTCATGGCCGCGTCCATCGCCGGACACGCTTCCGTTTGCACACCGATTACCTTAATATTCGGATTGATGGCCTTCACTGCGATACTGATCCCCGTAATCATGCCACCACCGCCGATGGGCACAAGGATGGTATCCATTCCCCGATGGTCTTCTAGGATCTCTAAACCCATGGTCCCCTGTCCGGAGATTACATCCTCATCGGAACAGGCATCAATATAGGTCAGCCCCTCCTGTTCAATCAATCCCTTGGCATAGCCGTTGGCCGCATCAAAGTTCTCCCCTTTTTGGATCACCCGGGCCCCATAATAACGGATTTTTTCCACCTTGGACTCCGGTGTGGACTCCGGTACCACCACGGTTGCCTTCACGTCTTTGAGGATGGCGCTGGCATAGCTTACCCCGCTTCCGTGATTCCCCGAGGATACAGTAATCACTCCCCGCTGCTTTTCTTCTTCCGTAAGATTCATCATTTTGCTGAGGGCTCCCCGAATTTTAAAGCTTTTCAGTTTCTGTTGGGCCTCTAATTTCAAGTACACCTGCCGGTTCTCATGGCTCAAATACATGGAGTGCTCCAGCGGGGTATGGTAAATCCCCTTTTCAATTCGTTTTTTTGCTGCAAGAACGCTGTGATAGGTAATCATGATCCTTCCTCCTTTTCTATATCGGCTATGCGAAATAAATCCTCCAAGTCTCGAAGATCTTCTCTTTCCACATCCAATATCACTTTTTTCGGCTCTTTAAAGGATTCCCAGAAACGGATTTTGGGTTCTCCCGCGTAAACCCATAGGATATCGGTGGCCTCCTTGGGCCGATGCCTTATTTTATAATGGCTGATCTTTGCTATTTTTCGCTTCCCTTCAAAGGTGTACAGCCCCTTTTCCGTCAAGCGGTTTTTCCGGTTGCCCCGGTACAGGCTTTGAAAAAAAAGCCCCAAATGAATAAACAAAATCCCTGTTTCCATAAGCCCCTGTCCTAAGAAACGGTTCAGTTCCCTTGTTATGTACCACTTATCTACTTCCTCTTTTTCATAGTCTTCCAGTATTTCCAGGGTCTCCTCCACTTTATACAGCTCAATCCAGTGATCGATTTTTTCCTCTTCGATTAAAGGCTCCGCCGCTCGGCTTATGGTGGTGTACAGAATTAGCCCTTGCATAATCATTAGAAAGCTTAGAAATATGGCTGAGGTTTTAGCCGAATTCCAACCCTCACTTTTTCTGGACGCCAGGGTTTCTTCCAAGTTAAAATGACTTTTCGCCACCTCGTAAAGTAAATTCCCCCATACCCCCAGGGCGATCACTGCCAAGAGTAGGCTTCCCCATACAAGGAAACTTTCGTTGTTTGCCCAGGCTGAACCCATTAAATCCCCTCCCCATAAAAAAACTCAGCATCGATTAAATGCTGAGTCTATTCTATCATTTTTTTAGAAAAATCGAAAGGTTCTGCCTCTCCTTCTAGCTTGCCATGATGTTGCCGTTGCAAACATTTTTAAGTTTACAGCTGTTACATCGTTCCAGTTGCACATGCAGGTCACTGATGGCTCTTTTAGAGAATACACAGGGGATCTTTTGCTGCTTTGCCTGTTCCTTGATAATGCTTGCGATATTGTGTTCCAGGTAATCATAAAAGAGAATAATCATATCCGCATCCTTTGGAATTTTTGCCTTTCGCAGTTTTTTCTTGCGTCCCGTCCAGTGTATTTGTTTGTCGATCCCCTGACATCGCAGGGTTTCCGGTATGTTTCCCAACTGGTCTCCGCCAACTAATAATGCCGTCATAATAAACGCCTCCTAATTTATTTAGATTTGATCTATAAGCTCTTTAGTTTACTATCGAGGGATATCCATTAATATTCATTGATAACGATTATCATTATTATATAATTTGTCGGCGGCACTGTCAAGGGGTTTTTAGCTATTTTTTGAAAATTTAAAATTTCCATAGATACATACAAAGGGCGCCGGTTCCTTCAGCTAAACCTTCCCCTGTAAATGCTTTGGCAAAGCCTCTCCTCGCAGCAAATCTTCGTAGGTCTCTCTTTTAACAATAATATTGGACTGATCCCCTGAAATCAGCACCACCGCCGGCTTGGGGATTTTGTTGTAGTTGTTGGCCATGGAGTAATTATATGCCCCGGTATTTTTTACCGCTAAAATATCCCCGGCGGTTAATTTCGGCACCGGTAAATCCCAGATTAAAATATCGCCGGATTCACAGCACTTCCCCGCAATGGTTGCCCGGTAAGTTTTTTCTTTCTCCGCTTTATTGGCAATAATTCCATCGTACTTCGCTCCATATAAGGCCGGACGGGGATTGTCGGGAAATCCCCCATCCACACTGGCATAGGTTCGAACCCCGGGAATTTCTTTGATGGCTCCAATGGTATAAAGGGTGATCCCCGCTTCCCCCACAATCCACCGCCCCGGTTCAATGATGATTTTCGGAATCGGCAGGGTAAACTCTTTAAAAATTCTTTCCACACTGTGCATAATCACCTCAGTAAAAAAGGATAAGGGCTTTGTTTTTTCATCCCCGCGGTACTGGATGCCAAAGCCGCCCCCCACATTTAGCTCCTCTAAAACCATTCCCTGATTTGTTTTCAGCTCCTTCGCCAGTTTCCCGATGATCTCAATGGCCCCTTCATAAATATGATTTTCAAAAAGCTGGGAGCCGATATGAAAGTGGAATCCCCGAAGGCTAAGCATGGAAGACTTTTGTACTTTTTCAACAAGCTCCTTCAAGGTTTCAATTTCCAGGGGGATTCCGAACTTGGAATCTTTTTGCCCGGTCATAATGTACTTATGGGTTTTTCCTTCAATGGATGGGGTGATTCGAAACAGACAGTGCACCACCTTCCCCTTTTCCTTTGCCAGGGATTCAATCATCGGGATTTCCTCTTGATGGTCCACAACGATTCGTCCCACCCCAAAATCTATGGCCATTTCCAATTCTTCAAAGGATTTGTTATTGCCGTGAAAAATCACTCTTTCCATGGGAAAGGCCGCTTCCCTTGCGGTAAAAAGTTCCCCGCCGGAAACCACATCCAGACCCAGTCCCTCCCTTTCAATAATCTTACACATGGCTTTGGTTAAAAAGGCTTTACTGGCATAGACCGCCTGGGTGTTGGGGTATACCTTGAGAAAGGTCTCCCGGACTTCCCTGCATTTATCCCGAAGGATGTCTTCCGAAAGGACATATAAAGGGGTTCCGTATTTTTTAGCCAACTCCACCGTATCAAATTCTTGAAAAACATAATTAGTTCCCATGATCATTCCTCCTGAAATTTCTTTCTACTATCATAGCATATTTGTCGGCTCTTTTATT
The sequence above is drawn from the Isachenkonia alkalipeptolytica genome and encodes:
- a CDS encoding ABC transporter permease translates to MLKYIGRRILLLLPVLIGVSFIVFTLMYITPGDPAAMQLGEQATEREILQLREQMGLDDPFIVQYGRFARDVFTRADFGRSYRTNALVFDELITRFPTTLTLAATGVLVAVLIGIPVGIISATKQYSLFDNAAMMFALLGVSMPNFFQGLVAILIFSVGLGWFPSSGYSTPMHMILPAITIGTSSAAMITRMTRSSMLEVIRQDYIRTARAKGQKESKVINQHALKNALIPVVTVIGLQFGYLLGGAVLTETVFSINGIGLLMVNSIRMRDLPMVQGGVLFIALTFSVINLGVDILYGFIDPRIKAQYK
- a CDS encoding glutathione ABC transporter substrate-binding protein, with the protein product MNSKKIALLLALLLMVAAFAIGCGDEAATDTLVVAQGADADSLDPHATNDQPSSRVMKQVYESLLNQNEDMELVPGLAEEWEQIDELTFEFKLREGVMFHNGEELTASDVEFTLLRALESPDVGHIVGAIDPDGFEIIDDYTIRISTVEPFAPLLAHLAHTASSILNQTAVEEHGDDYGENPVGTGPYMLEDWTRGATIELTRFEDFHGENGKMENITFRNIQEDGNRTIELETGEIDIAYDILPTDISRIEENQELELARDLNFSTVYLGFNTEKEPFDDVRVRQAINYAVNVESIIDSVMEGSGEVATGPIGPMVWGANEELEPYGHDIEKAKELMEEAGYEDGFSTTIWTNDNQLRQDIAQITQSQLEEIGIDVEIEVLEWGAYLDGTAAGDHDMFILGWVTVTGDPDYGLYALFHSEQFGSAGNRTFWGDERVDELLDEARRSAEPDVREDAYMEVQEIVRDEAPWLFLNTGEDRTGLRSNVSGFRNHPAGHHPLWDVTIEN
- a CDS encoding FMN-binding protein gives rise to the protein MKKGILVTSTILVLLIVLRPFVLDYLDLLNYNREIENLQIQNPEISAFEDGEYEGRHQVHEIEAQVEVRILSGEIVGIDLHHEHERGYNAEEITRRVVEEQSLEVDMVTGATHSSKVILKAIERALCETEEVYCEEP
- a CDS encoding nitrilase-related carbon-nitrogen hydrolase; translated protein: MFQVAAIQLTPIMHDVDANLKRGIDFIRKASEENVDLIVLPELWTTGYYLSRNAFSLLAETREGRTVSLMQEEAKKADASIICPFVEKGEGDNLHISVAVIDNDGELRGIVRKSMLWGREAKIFSPGEVQYPVFKTKVGTIGILICYEMEFPEPSRLLALAGAEIIVCPSVWSLGASHRWDIQLPARSLDNTVYVLGVNTVGNHSCGKSKLISPLGDLLAEASDKKEELMIRAIDKEALYWAREEIPYLEDYRNKLHDKLTPGGAKKIPVPEL
- a CDS encoding threonine ammonia-lyase; its protein translation is MITYHSVLAAKKRIEKGIYHTPLEHSMYLSHENRQVYLKLEAQQKLKSFKIRGALSKMMNLTEEEKQRGVITVSSGNHGSGVSYASAILKDVKATVVVPESTPESKVEKIRYYGARVIQKGENFDAANGYAKGLIEQEGLTYIDACSDEDVISGQGTMGLEILEDHRGMDTILVPIGGGGMITGISIAVKAINPNIKVIGVQTEACPAMDAAMKEGVFYEEYPTDPSICDALVGGVGRIPYELSKSAIDDIIVVSEKAIKKATKHLVTKEKVVSEPSGAVGVAALMEQGERIPGKEIAVVVSGGNLDERLLKKLLEG
- a CDS encoding DUF2325 domain-containing protein codes for the protein MTALLVGGDQLGNIPETLRCQGIDKQIHWTGRKKKLRKAKIPKDADMIILFYDYLEHNIASIIKEQAKQQKIPCVFSKRAISDLHVQLERCNSCKLKNVCNGNIMAS
- the lysA gene encoding diaminopimelate decarboxylase, which translates into the protein MGTNYVFQEFDTVELAKKYGTPLYVLSEDILRDKCREVRETFLKVYPNTQAVYASKAFLTKAMCKIIEREGLGLDVVSGGELFTAREAAFPMERVIFHGNNKSFEELEMAIDFGVGRIVVDHQEEIPMIESLAKEKGKVVHCLFRITPSIEGKTHKYIMTGQKDSKFGIPLEIETLKELVEKVQKSSMLSLRGFHFHIGSQLFENHIYEGAIEIIGKLAKELKTNQGMVLEELNVGGGFGIQYRGDEKTKPLSFFTEVIMHSVERIFKEFTLPIPKIIIEPGRWIVGEAGITLYTIGAIKEIPGVRTYASVDGGFPDNPRPALYGAKYDGIIANKAEKEKTYRATIAGKCCESGDILIWDLPVPKLTAGDILAVKNTGAYNYSMANNYNKIPKPAVVLISGDQSNIIVKRETYEDLLRGEALPKHLQGKV